From one Candidatus Neomarinimicrobiota bacterium genomic stretch:
- the tuf gene encoding elongation factor Tu (EF-Tu; promotes GTP-dependent binding of aminoacyl-tRNA to the A-site of ribosomes during protein biosynthesis; when the tRNA anticodon matches the mRNA codon, GTP hydrolysis results; the inactive EF-Tu-GDP leaves the ribosome and release of GDP is promoted by elongation factor Ts; many prokaryotes have two copies of the gene encoding EF-Tu), giving the protein EMVMPGDNVELEVELITPIAMNKELRFAIREGGHTVGAGVVTEIVE; this is encoded by the coding sequence GAGATGGTAATGCCGGGTGACAATGTAGAATTAGAAGTTGAATTGATTACACCAATCGCAATGAATAAAGAATTACGATTCGCTATTCGTGAAGGCGGCCATACTGTTGGCGCCGGTGTTGTCACTGAGATTGTAGAATAG
- the rpmG gene encoding 50S ribosomal protein L33, producing MAGNSKRAIIQLESTAGTGYRYTVAKSKRLHPGRVEYRKYDPVVRKHVIFKETK from the coding sequence ATGGCTGGCAATAGCAAGCGCGCAATAATTCAGTTGGAAAGCACAGCTGGAACCGGTTACCGTTATACGGTAGCTAAAAGTAAACGTCTGCACCCGGGACGAGTGGAATATCGTAAATACGATCCAGTTGTTCGCAAGCACGTCATCTTTAAAGAGACCAAGTAG